A DNA window from Shewanella baltica contains the following coding sequences:
- a CDS encoding porin codes for MRKSTVALCVLSTLYMPSLYADVQINGFASIVAGSSLSDDKSYYDYDKELNFNNDSKVALQFTADLGSGLRATAQVLSRGNNDYSAEFEWAYISYDISDKLMLMAGRQRFNLYKYSDYIDVGYAYHWITPPRGVYSLPFNSGEGVGLVYSDLWGDTEVGLTYKYITTSVSDYAPIGSSTPPAPFSAKGHIMNFNFVTSGFEYGLNIGIVTDFSYELPALLGLGDAIAQTGLFSQQVVDDLLPINDSALLIGANVKYDAGKWFVLAEYTRIDVDPSSFNIQDSAFVSGGIRYKDFTFHLTYGIDKNDPQYDAYEGMLPLYNSLPPANQAALAPLVFGTKAALEAQQEDSSYYIIGTRWDFHPSAALKLEYTNYSNDKPSSDEQLLSMAIDLVF; via the coding sequence ATGAGAAAAAGTACAGTTGCCCTCTGCGTGCTCAGCACACTTTATATGCCGTCTCTTTATGCCGATGTTCAAATAAATGGATTTGCCTCTATTGTCGCGGGTTCGAGTCTCAGTGACGATAAAAGCTATTATGACTATGACAAAGAGCTCAACTTTAATAACGATTCAAAAGTTGCCTTACAATTTACCGCCGATCTGGGCAGTGGCTTAAGAGCTACGGCGCAAGTGCTATCCCGAGGCAATAACGATTACAGTGCCGAATTTGAATGGGCTTATATCTCCTATGACATCAGCGACAAACTTATGCTCATGGCGGGCCGCCAGCGCTTTAACCTGTATAAATACTCTGATTATATTGACGTAGGCTATGCCTATCATTGGATCACCCCGCCCCGCGGCGTTTATTCGTTGCCGTTTAATTCAGGCGAAGGTGTCGGTTTAGTGTATTCCGATTTATGGGGCGATACCGAAGTCGGGTTGACCTATAAATACATCACCACTTCCGTTTCCGACTACGCACCTATAGGTTCATCAACACCTCCCGCACCCTTCTCCGCCAAGGGCCACATAATGAACTTTAACTTTGTGACCTCTGGGTTCGAGTACGGCTTGAATATTGGCATAGTGACCGATTTCTCCTACGAGTTACCCGCTTTGCTCGGCCTAGGCGATGCGATTGCCCAAACAGGGTTATTTAGTCAGCAAGTGGTCGATGATCTTTTACCCATTAACGACAGCGCGTTACTTATTGGCGCTAACGTTAAATATGATGCGGGTAAATGGTTCGTGTTGGCGGAATACACCCGCATTGACGTCGATCCCAGCAGTTTTAACATCCAAGATTCGGCCTTTGTTTCCGGCGGGATCCGCTATAAGGATTTCACCTTCCACTTAACCTACGGTATCGATAAAAACGATCCACAATACGATGCCTATGAAGGCATGTTACCGCTATACAATAGCCTGCCACCAGCAAACCAAGCTGCGCTAGCGCCTCTGGTTTTTGGTACAAAAGCTGCGCTTGAAGCACAGCAAGAAGACAGCTCCTACTACATCATAGGTACACGCTGGGATTTCCATCCCTCAGCAGCGCTAAAACTGGAGTACACCAACTACAGCAATGACAAACCGTCCTCCGATGAACAGTTGCTGAGTATGGCAATAGACTTAGTTTTTTAA
- a CDS encoding aminotransferase-like domain-containing protein: MGTIWTPDLNAFSGPKYQRLVSAIEQGILQKVLTQGSKLPPQRRLADALGITIGTVTRAYALAEQRGYVEARVGDGTYVNASPVADTANVQLNMATCQQPLTDQISTLSDCLSQLAKDPTKLSQLLGYRASPLDQHQQVFHQWLNQRGIQQTPEQLIFTHGGQQAIFACLSAFLSTGDVLLHEQYSYPGVRICAKQLGVTSIGVPLTHDGVDLARFEALVQIHHPKLVYLTLNNQNPTCIQYSESQRQKLLELAEQYQFYIIEDDVNYCLPEEWHSPLWQLAKQLAIPRVIYISSLSKLFSGGLRQGFILVPEPLIAQVRLAIHSQCWMVSPLNIEIACQLIKKGQITADRDAIVRQRQCICIAMGERLGLTQTWRGLNGWLQLPEDIKAHHLVTALAAKGILIRNGDDFNCHDNFIRLSLGGAENDSQFQHAIECIEATIHSLVQNAYSVV, from the coding sequence ATGGGTACAATCTGGACGCCAGACCTAAACGCTTTTTCAGGCCCTAAATATCAGCGCTTAGTCAGTGCGATAGAACAAGGCATTTTACAGAAGGTGTTGACCCAAGGCAGTAAACTGCCACCGCAGCGCCGCCTAGCGGATGCCTTAGGTATCACTATTGGCACAGTAACCCGTGCCTATGCATTGGCGGAGCAAAGGGGTTATGTTGAAGCACGCGTGGGTGATGGCACCTATGTCAACGCCTCACCAGTAGCTGATACAGCTAACGTACAATTGAATATGGCGACCTGCCAGCAGCCACTCACAGATCAAATCAGCACTCTCAGTGATTGCCTCAGCCAATTAGCAAAAGACCCGACAAAGCTCAGTCAGTTACTGGGTTATCGCGCCAGTCCATTAGACCAACATCAACAAGTGTTTCACCAATGGCTTAACCAACGCGGCATACAACAAACGCCTGAGCAACTGATCTTTACCCACGGCGGTCAGCAAGCGATTTTTGCCTGTTTGAGTGCATTTTTATCGACAGGCGATGTGCTGCTGCACGAGCAATACAGTTATCCAGGCGTGAGAATTTGCGCTAAGCAGCTTGGCGTGACCAGCATTGGAGTCCCCCTCACCCATGATGGCGTGGATCTCGCCCGTTTTGAGGCGTTAGTGCAAATCCACCATCCCAAGTTAGTCTATCTAACCCTTAATAATCAAAACCCTACCTGTATTCAGTACAGTGAATCACAGCGGCAAAAACTCCTTGAATTGGCCGAGCAGTATCAGTTTTATATTATTGAAGATGATGTGAATTATTGTTTACCTGAAGAGTGGCATTCGCCCCTGTGGCAACTAGCCAAGCAGCTGGCTATCCCACGGGTGATTTATATTTCCAGCCTGTCCAAATTGTTTTCTGGCGGCCTAAGGCAAGGTTTTATTCTGGTGCCTGAACCACTTATCGCCCAAGTGCGACTTGCGATTCATAGCCAATGCTGGATGGTATCGCCGCTGAACATTGAAATAGCCTGTCAGTTGATTAAGAAAGGCCAAATCACTGCCGATCGCGACGCCATAGTGCGCCAACGGCAATGCATCTGTATCGCCATGGGCGAACGACTGGGATTAACCCAAACTTGGCGAGGACTGAACGGTTGGCTACAACTGCCAGAAGATATCAAGGCCCATCATCTTGTCACTGCACTGGCCGCTAAAGGCATTTTGATCCGTAACGGAGATGACTTTAATTGCCATGACAATTTTATTCGCTTAAGCCTTGGCGGCGCCGAAAACGACAGTCAATTTCAACATGCGATTGAGTGTATCGAGGCGACGATTCACTCCCTGGTACAAAATGCCTATTCAGTGGTGTAA
- the kdnB gene encoding 3-deoxy-alpha-D-manno-octulosonate 8-oxidase KdnB translates to MSFKNFKVVEKMIFGRGSFVQLDEVLAAERKTADDFVVFLVDDVHQGKALEGRIPAKAQDMVIWVNVDEEPSTIQIDTLTEQVQAFNSKLPVSVVGLGGGSTMDVAKAVSLMLTNPGGSAMYQGWDLIKNPAVHHIGIPTISGTGAEASRTAVLCGPVRKLGLNSDYTVFDQIIMDSELIEGVETDQWFYTGMDCYIHCVESLQGTFLNEFSKSYAEKAMDLCRQVYLDDHIDKDDKLMMASFMGGMSIAYSQVGACHAVSYGLSYILGYHHGIGNCIAFDVLEEFYPEGVEEFRLMMKKHNITLPKNICKDLPDETIAKMVAVTKSMGPLWANVYGAGWEEKVTDEMLTALFRRI, encoded by the coding sequence ATGAGTTTTAAGAATTTTAAAGTAGTTGAAAAAATGATCTTTGGCCGTGGCTCATTCGTCCAATTGGATGAAGTGTTAGCTGCTGAACGTAAAACCGCCGACGACTTCGTGGTATTTTTAGTCGATGACGTGCATCAAGGCAAAGCCCTTGAAGGCCGTATCCCAGCTAAAGCACAAGATATGGTGATTTGGGTTAACGTTGATGAAGAGCCAAGCACCATTCAAATCGACACGTTAACAGAGCAAGTTCAAGCTTTTAATAGCAAACTGCCTGTCAGCGTAGTGGGTTTAGGTGGCGGTTCAACCATGGACGTGGCTAAAGCGGTATCGCTGATGCTGACGAACCCAGGTGGCTCTGCCATGTACCAAGGTTGGGACTTAATCAAGAACCCAGCGGTACACCACATTGGTATCCCAACGATTTCTGGTACTGGTGCAGAAGCGTCACGCACCGCCGTGTTATGTGGTCCAGTGCGTAAGCTAGGTCTGAACTCAGATTACACAGTATTCGATCAAATCATCATGGATTCTGAGTTAATCGAAGGCGTTGAAACGGACCAATGGTTCTACACAGGTATGGATTGCTATATCCACTGTGTTGAATCTTTACAAGGTACCTTCTTAAACGAATTCTCTAAATCCTACGCTGAAAAAGCCATGGATTTATGTCGCCAAGTGTACTTAGACGACCATATAGATAAAGACGACAAGCTGATGATGGCGTCTTTCATGGGCGGCATGAGCATAGCCTATAGCCAAGTGGGTGCCTGTCACGCGGTTTCTTACGGTCTGTCTTATATCCTGGGTTACCACCACGGTATCGGCAACTGTATCGCCTTTGACGTGTTAGAAGAATTCTATCCAGAAGGTGTTGAAGAGTTCCGTTTGATGATGAAGAAACACAACATCACACTGCCGAAGAACATCTGTAAAGATCTGCCAGACGAAACCATCGCTAAAATGGTTGCCGTGACTAAGAGCATGGGTCCACTATGGGCTAACGTTTACGGCGCGGGTTGGGAAGAGAAAGTCACAGACGAAATGTTGACTGCCCTGTTCCGTCGCATCTAA
- the trhO gene encoding oxygen-dependent tRNA uridine(34) hydroxylase TrhO, producing the protein MAKVVVCALYKFVSLPHFESIRAPLLAMMEQAEIKGTLLLASEGINGTVAGTQEAIEALLVWLNSQNGLDNIVHKLSFDDEMPFYRTKVKLKNEIVTMGVEGIDPLKVVGTYVKPQDWNALISDPDVILVDTRNDYEVQIGTFKNAVNPVTETFREFPEYVKQNLDPAKHKKVAMFCTGGIRCEKSTAYLKEQGFDEVYHLEGGILKYLEEVKAEESLWEGECFVFDNRVAVNHDLKKGQYDQCNACRMPITEAEKQSPAYVQGVSCPHCIDKISDEQRKRFVERERQVNLAKARNEAHIGSDVNQVIEARREKKEAQRRLAAEKNNAKKSQVL; encoded by the coding sequence ATGGCTAAAGTTGTCGTGTGTGCGTTATATAAATTCGTGTCTTTACCGCATTTTGAATCTATTCGAGCGCCACTGCTTGCTATGATGGAACAGGCCGAGATCAAAGGCACTCTGCTCCTCGCAAGCGAAGGGATTAATGGCACTGTTGCCGGCACCCAAGAAGCGATCGAAGCATTATTGGTTTGGCTTAATAGCCAAAACGGCCTAGACAATATTGTTCACAAATTGTCATTCGACGATGAAATGCCGTTCTACCGCACTAAAGTCAAACTGAAAAACGAAATCGTCACTATGGGCGTTGAAGGCATTGATCCACTTAAAGTGGTTGGCACCTATGTTAAGCCTCAAGATTGGAATGCGCTGATTTCTGACCCTGACGTGATTTTAGTCGACACCCGTAACGACTATGAAGTGCAAATCGGCACTTTTAAAAATGCCGTTAACCCTGTGACTGAAACCTTCAGAGAATTCCCTGAATATGTGAAGCAGAATCTTGATCCTGCTAAACATAAAAAGGTTGCCATGTTCTGTACTGGTGGTATCCGCTGTGAGAAATCAACCGCGTATTTGAAAGAGCAAGGCTTTGACGAGGTCTATCATCTCGAAGGCGGCATTCTTAAATACCTTGAAGAAGTCAAAGCAGAAGAAAGTCTGTGGGAAGGCGAGTGCTTCGTGTTCGATAATCGCGTCGCGGTTAACCATGACTTGAAGAAAGGTCAATACGATCAATGTAATGCTTGCCGTATGCCAATCACTGAAGCTGAAAAACAGAGCCCTGCCTATGTGCAAGGTGTCAGTTGCCCACATTGTATCGATAAAATTTCTGACGAGCAGCGTAAACGTTTTGTTGAGCGTGAGCGCCAAGTGAATCTGGCAAAAGCCCGTAACGAAGCGCATATCGGTAGCGATGTGAATCAAGTGATTGAAGCGCGCCGCGAGAAAAAAGAAGCGCAGCGTCGACTTGCCGCCGAGAAAAATAACGCGAAAAAATCGCAAGTGCTTTAA
- a CDS encoding SulP family inorganic anion transporter, whose product MKFPSLISFMPGLAQLLQYEKQWLRDDVRAGLSVAAVALPVAIAYAQLTGVNAAVGLYSCVLPMLVYALFGTSKQLIVGPDAATCAVIAAVVTPLAAGDSMKHWQLVMTMTAMTGFWCLIASRFKLGVLADFLSKPILMGLLNGVAITIIVGQFSKIFGFTFDERYLIERLSGAPSYLSKTHWPTLTMGIVTLATYALVKRFRPQWPASMCAMAMAAFLVWVFNLTSFDISVVGEVTSGLPSFQAPAFDLGIARELVVPALNLAMVSFVSMMLTARSFAAKNGYDIDADKEFRALGLANIASAISQGFAVSGADSRTAVNDANGGKSQLVSIIAAVLIGVVALFFTAPLKYIPSAALGVVLVIASISLIDLKSLWNLRVRDKSAFLLACITLFSVLFIGVIPGITLAVLLGLFQFLATVMRPTDQVLGLDHKGVIRSVDDSGKAKSVPGVFMYRFNSPLTYFNATYFKRRLLEKFIRESEPVDCIIIDAVPCFTHLDLSVMAMLADLHQLLKKRGVRLVLAGRKRQMLSWFEQAGMQTGEGGILIRPDLYLALKMNQSYKQALAEGQAPVIQKVPDDSVLLHSHL is encoded by the coding sequence GTGAAGTTCCCTAGTTTGATTTCGTTTATGCCGGGATTGGCGCAATTATTACAATATGAAAAGCAATGGCTTAGGGATGATGTACGTGCTGGCTTGTCCGTTGCCGCCGTGGCATTACCCGTCGCCATTGCCTATGCCCAGCTGACAGGCGTCAATGCTGCTGTAGGTTTGTACTCCTGCGTATTGCCTATGCTGGTATACGCGCTATTTGGCACCTCAAAGCAATTAATCGTGGGTCCAGATGCGGCGACCTGCGCCGTTATCGCCGCCGTTGTTACACCCCTCGCTGCGGGCGATAGCATGAAGCACTGGCAGTTAGTCATGACAATGACAGCCATGACAGGCTTTTGGTGCCTGATTGCGAGCCGCTTTAAGCTGGGTGTGCTTGCTGACTTTCTGTCAAAGCCGATTTTAATGGGATTGCTGAACGGGGTCGCGATCACCATTATCGTCGGACAATTTTCGAAGATTTTTGGTTTTACCTTCGACGAGCGCTATTTAATCGAACGCCTCAGCGGCGCCCCTTCTTATTTATCAAAAACCCATTGGCCGACGTTGACTATGGGGATTGTGACGCTCGCGACCTATGCCTTAGTGAAGCGGTTTCGCCCCCAATGGCCCGCATCTATGTGCGCAATGGCAATGGCGGCGTTCCTCGTTTGGGTATTTAACCTGACGAGCTTTGATATTAGCGTTGTCGGGGAGGTGACTTCAGGACTACCTTCATTTCAAGCACCGGCTTTTGATTTGGGTATTGCCCGTGAGTTGGTGGTGCCCGCGCTCAACTTAGCCATGGTGAGCTTTGTGAGCATGATGCTGACGGCCCGAAGTTTTGCGGCAAAAAATGGTTACGATATAGATGCAGATAAAGAATTCAGGGCATTAGGTTTAGCCAATATTGCATCCGCCATCTCCCAAGGGTTTGCGGTGAGCGGCGCCGATTCCCGCACTGCGGTGAACGATGCCAATGGTGGCAAGAGCCAGTTAGTCTCCATCATAGCGGCGGTATTGATTGGCGTTGTCGCGCTGTTTTTTACTGCACCGTTGAAGTACATCCCTAGCGCAGCTTTAGGCGTGGTATTGGTGATTGCCTCTATTTCGCTTATCGACCTTAAGTCGCTGTGGAATCTGCGTGTGCGCGATAAGTCAGCGTTCTTGCTTGCGTGTATCACTTTATTTTCCGTGCTATTTATTGGGGTGATTCCTGGGATCACTTTGGCCGTGTTATTGGGATTATTCCAGTTCCTCGCTACGGTAATGCGCCCCACGGACCAAGTGCTTGGCTTAGATCATAAGGGTGTTATCCGTAGCGTCGATGATTCGGGTAAAGCTAAATCTGTGCCTGGCGTATTTATGTATCGCTTTAATTCGCCGTTAACTTACTTTAATGCGACGTATTTTAAACGCCGTTTACTGGAAAAGTTTATTCGGGAATCTGAGCCAGTCGATTGCATCATTATTGATGCCGTGCCTTGTTTTACCCATTTAGATTTAAGCGTGATGGCTATGTTGGCTGATTTACATCAATTGCTTAAAAAGCGTGGAGTACGTTTAGTGCTTGCGGGGCGTAAACGACAGATGCTGAGTTGGTTCGAGCAAGCGGGTATGCAGACAGGGGAAGGTGGGATTTTGATCCGGCCAGATTTGTATCTCGCCCTTAAAATGAATCAAAGCTATAAACAAGCCTTGGCTGAAGGGCAGGCGCCCGTGATCCAAAAAGTCCCTGATGACTCAGTATTGTTGCATAGCCATTTATAG
- the kdsB gene encoding 8-amino-3,8-dideoxy-manno-octulosonate cytidylyltransferase KdsB — protein sequence MNVTLLIPARYGSSRFPGKPLAPINGKPMIQHVYERASLAKGLTNIYVATDDDRIKAAVEGFGGKVVMTSPEAASGTDRINDAINQLGLKDDDLVINLQGDQPLIDPTSIEQVISLFERHPGEFEMATLGFEIVNKAELDDPMHVKMVFDNNNYALYFSRSRIPFGRDTQDYPVYKHLGVYAYTRKFVQAFAALPLGRLEDLEKLEQLRALEYGHKIKIAISAFDSIEVDTPEDIRKCEQRLAVD from the coding sequence ATGAATGTGACTCTGTTAATCCCGGCTCGTTACGGTTCAAGCCGCTTCCCGGGCAAACCCTTAGCCCCGATTAACGGCAAGCCAATGATCCAACACGTGTATGAACGCGCGTCGTTAGCCAAAGGCCTCACCAATATTTATGTCGCTACCGATGATGACCGCATTAAAGCGGCCGTTGAAGGTTTTGGCGGCAAAGTGGTCATGACCAGCCCAGAAGCGGCATCGGGTACAGATCGTATCAATGATGCGATAAACCAACTGGGACTGAAAGATGACGACTTAGTGATCAACCTACAGGGCGATCAACCCCTTATTGACCCAACATCCATCGAGCAAGTCATCAGCCTCTTCGAGCGTCACCCAGGTGAGTTTGAAATGGCCACCTTAGGCTTTGAAATCGTGAATAAAGCCGAGCTTGACGATCCTATGCATGTGAAGATGGTGTTCGATAACAACAACTATGCCTTGTATTTCTCTCGTTCGCGTATTCCTTTTGGCCGCGACACCCAAGATTACCCCGTTTATAAGCACTTAGGTGTGTATGCTTATACCCGCAAATTCGTCCAAGCCTTCGCCGCTCTGCCATTAGGACGTCTAGAAGATCTGGAAAAACTCGAGCAATTACGTGCATTAGAGTACGGCCATAAAATCAAAATCGCCATTAGCGCCTTTGATTCTATTGAAGTTGATACGCCAGAAGACATTCGTAAATGTGAGCAACGTTTAGCGGTTGATTAA
- the kdnA gene encoding 8-amino-3,8-dideoxy-alpha-D-manno-octulosonate transaminase KdnA has protein sequence MPGFELFGPEEKQEVADVMENGFTFRYNFDHMRNDRWKTRDMEQLLCEKMNVKHAHLLSSGTAALQTAMMAAGIGAGDEVIVPPFTFVASVEAIFMAGAIPIFAEIDETLCLSPEGIEAAITPRTKAINLVHMCGSMAKMDEIKAVCAKHNIKILEDACQAIGGSYKGQALGTIGDVGCYSFDSVKTITCGEGGAVITNNTEIYNNAHMFSDHGHDHIGKDRGAESHPIIGLNFRISEMNAALGLAQLRKLDTIIDIQRKNKKTIKDAMAAAIPEVTFRLIPDPEGDSAGFLTFMLPTEARTIEISKKLAENGVDGCFYWYVNNWHYLKNWKHIQELKASAALPITLIADRPDYTQVSVPKSDAIMSRTISMLIKLSWTDAQIAERIENIKKAFAQ, from the coding sequence ATGCCCGGTTTTGAATTATTTGGTCCTGAAGAGAAGCAGGAAGTCGCTGACGTTATGGAAAACGGTTTTACCTTCCGTTACAACTTCGACCATATGCGTAATGATCGCTGGAAGACTCGCGATATGGAGCAACTGCTCTGCGAGAAAATGAACGTGAAGCATGCTCACCTTTTATCAAGCGGTACCGCTGCACTGCAAACGGCCATGATGGCTGCGGGCATTGGCGCTGGCGACGAAGTTATCGTGCCACCTTTTACCTTTGTTGCCTCAGTTGAAGCGATTTTTATGGCAGGCGCGATTCCTATCTTTGCCGAAATCGACGAGACACTGTGTTTATCTCCAGAAGGTATTGAAGCCGCGATTACCCCACGTACTAAAGCGATTAACTTAGTGCACATGTGTGGTTCTATGGCAAAGATGGACGAGATCAAAGCCGTTTGTGCAAAACATAACATCAAGATTTTAGAAGATGCTTGCCAAGCCATTGGTGGCAGCTACAAGGGTCAAGCCCTCGGAACTATCGGTGATGTGGGTTGTTACTCATTCGATTCAGTCAAAACCATCACCTGTGGTGAAGGTGGCGCAGTGATCACTAATAACACTGAAATCTACAACAACGCGCACATGTTCTCAGATCACGGCCATGACCACATAGGTAAAGACCGCGGCGCTGAGTCACACCCAATCATTGGCTTGAACTTCCGTATTTCGGAAATGAACGCCGCCTTAGGTTTAGCGCAATTACGTAAACTCGATACCATTATCGATATCCAACGTAAAAACAAAAAAACCATTAAAGATGCGATGGCCGCTGCTATCCCAGAAGTAACCTTCCGCCTGATCCCCGATCCAGAAGGCGATTCAGCGGGCTTCTTAACCTTTATGTTGCCAACCGAAGCGCGTACTATTGAAATCAGCAAAAAACTGGCTGAAAACGGCGTCGATGGCTGCTTCTACTGGTATGTAAACAACTGGCATTATTTGAAAAACTGGAAACACATTCAGGAGCTTAAGGCATCTGCTGCGTTGCCAATCACATTAATCGCCGACAGACCTGACTATACTCAAGTTTCTGTGCCTAAATCCGATGCCATTATGAGCCGCACCATTTCTATGCTCATCAAGTTGTCTTGGACCGATGCTCAGATCGCTGAGCGTATCGAAAACATCAAGAAAGCATTTGCCCAATAA
- a CDS encoding LysE family translocator: MNTALLYDPQLWTLMASAALFCATMTMTPGPNNILLASSGAHFGVLRTVPHIAGIRLGSTSLHLAVLFGLGTLFEALPVLHQVLKYFALAYLLYLAYKLVTSPVQSTHLDDGRKPMTLIEAALFQWINPKSWMSTITLCSAFTLGGDGFWLSAFLGVLTFNLVGFPASFTWVFVGAAISKKLNTDRRKRHFNWFMGSLLLVSLPMILR, translated from the coding sequence ATGAATACTGCACTACTCTATGATCCACAATTATGGACCTTGATGGCTTCTGCCGCGTTGTTTTGTGCAACCATGACCATGACGCCCGGACCGAACAATATCCTCTTAGCGAGCTCTGGTGCACATTTTGGTGTGCTGCGTACCGTGCCGCATATTGCAGGGATCCGCTTGGGTTCGACCTCTTTACACCTTGCGGTATTATTCGGGCTTGGCACCTTGTTCGAAGCACTGCCAGTATTGCACCAAGTCTTAAAATATTTCGCTTTAGCGTATTTGCTGTATCTGGCGTACAAATTAGTGACATCGCCAGTACAGAGCACGCATTTAGATGACGGACGAAAACCTATGACCCTGATTGAGGCCGCCTTATTTCAATGGATTAATCCTAAGTCGTGGATGTCGACCATCACTCTGTGCAGCGCTTTCACTCTCGGCGGTGATGGCTTTTGGCTCAGTGCCTTTCTTGGGGTATTAACCTTTAACTTAGTAGGATTTCCGGCTTCATTTACTTGGGTGTTTGTTGGTGCGGCGATCAGTAAGAAACTCAATACGGATAGACGTAAGCGTCATTTTAATTGGTTTATGGGCAGTTTACTTTTAGTGTCACTGCCGATGATATTGCGCTAA
- a CDS encoding DUF2897 family protein, producing the protein MSTLEVWIIIILIVGVIASNLAALKYSAKFKLPQFGQHGKDKQIKPTAEPSAAENDADDASNKPSSADSEANKTDEPPKG; encoded by the coding sequence ATGTCGACCTTAGAAGTCTGGATCATTATTATTTTGATCGTCGGTGTCATCGCCAGCAATCTTGCCGCGTTGAAATACAGTGCTAAGTTCAAACTGCCGCAGTTCGGCCAACATGGTAAAGATAAGCAGATAAAGCCTACTGCCGAGCCTTCGGCAGCAGAGAATGACGCAGATGATGCTTCAAACAAGCCAAGTTCTGCGGACTCAGAAGCCAATAAAACAGATGAGCCACCTAAGGGCTAA
- the can gene encoding carbonate dehydratase — translation MKLLKPLFDNNRRWAGRIRQENPDFFEQLAKQQHPEYLWIGCSDSRVPSNQIIDLMPGEVFVHRNIANMVIHTDLNCLSVLQYAVDVLKVKHIMVVGHYGCGGVRAAMSQQRLGLIDNWLGHLRDIYRIYQDELKQMDEAKRFDRLCELNVIEQVANVTSSTIVQEAWDRGQEVAVHGWIYGIDNGLLTDLDVTVDREHGLANPR, via the coding sequence ATGAAACTACTCAAACCTTTATTCGACAACAACCGCCGCTGGGCCGGACGTATACGCCAAGAAAATCCTGATTTCTTCGAGCAATTAGCGAAACAGCAACATCCTGAATACCTGTGGATTGGCTGCTCAGATAGTCGCGTACCGTCTAACCAAATCATCGATCTTATGCCGGGTGAAGTCTTTGTTCACCGCAATATTGCCAACATGGTGATCCATACCGATCTTAACTGCTTATCTGTGCTGCAATACGCCGTTGATGTGCTCAAGGTGAAGCACATTATGGTGGTGGGTCACTACGGCTGTGGTGGTGTGCGTGCGGCCATGAGTCAGCAACGCTTAGGCCTTATCGATAACTGGCTCGGGCATTTACGTGATATCTACCGTATCTATCAAGATGAATTAAAACAGATGGATGAAGCCAAACGTTTTGATCGCCTGTGCGAGCTAAACGTGATTGAGCAGGTTGCCAACGTCACCAGTTCAACCATAGTGCAAGAAGCCTGGGATCGCGGCCAAGAAGTCGCAGTACACGGCTGGATTTACGGCATTGATAACGGTTTACTGACAGATTTAGATGTCACGGTCGATCGTGAACACGGCTTAGCCAATCCACGCTAA
- a CDS encoding glutathione S-transferase, whose translation MALAVLYTFRRCPYAMRARLGLLLAQCNVEVREITLKAKPAQMLAASSKGTVPVLVLANGEVIAESIEIMRWALTQADPLDLLCQQSPVIEDKMAQLIAQNDQQFKPWLDRYKYADRYPEQTQADYYQQASHFLTQLEACLGQHSFLVAETPRLADYAIVPFIRQFAAVDLKRALSDDFPRLAAWLENLISSEIFIRAMEKYVIWDASHSPTCLLGDM comes from the coding sequence ATGGCTTTAGCCGTCTTATACACTTTTCGCCGTTGCCCCTATGCCATGCGAGCGCGTTTGGGACTCTTACTCGCCCAATGCAATGTTGAAGTCCGCGAAATCACCCTCAAAGCTAAACCAGCGCAAATGCTGGCCGCTTCATCCAAAGGGACAGTGCCGGTATTAGTGCTAGCCAATGGCGAAGTGATTGCCGAAAGTATTGAGATCATGCGCTGGGCACTCACGCAAGCGGATCCCTTAGATCTGCTATGTCAACAAAGCCCTGTAATTGAAGATAAAATGGCGCAACTTATCGCGCAAAATGATCAGCAATTTAAGCCATGGCTCGACCGCTATAAATATGCTGACCGTTACCCTGAACAAACGCAAGCCGACTATTACCAGCAAGCGAGCCATTTCCTCACGCAACTTGAAGCATGCTTAGGGCAACACTCCTTTTTAGTTGCCGAGACACCTCGTCTTGCCGATTACGCCATCGTGCCTTTTATACGCCAATTTGCCGCAGTGGATCTTAAACGTGCACTGAGCGATGATTTTCCGCGACTCGCCGCTTGGCTAGAAAACCTCATTTCGAGTGAAATATTTATTCGAGCGATGGAAAAATATGTGATCTGGGACGCTAGCCATTCTCCAACTTGCTTGTTAGGAGACATGTAA